In the Streptomyces fradiae ATCC 10745 = DSM 40063 genome, one interval contains:
- a CDS encoding DUF6230 family protein has product MRQPPETHADDVVGRIRWKRFAALSVPGVALTAALGVALSSGALAASFAVSGQQFKVSADRLTGEGFAQYGSIDTNAREELLPVAVTAIRKAELHNLCQSVVTTLPVVGDISLNLTAGKKKPVEATGLFVDATQLSGDAGFNNIEIGRDASTLDKGPEGAQGMQDLFGQQADDVTITGLQQVAWATNAGTFKLSGLNMRITKGKKECF; this is encoded by the coding sequence ATGAGACAGCCACCCGAGACCCACGCGGACGACGTCGTCGGCCGGATCCGGTGGAAGCGCTTCGCCGCACTGTCCGTGCCCGGCGTCGCCCTGACCGCCGCGCTCGGCGTCGCCCTGTCGAGCGGGGCGCTCGCGGCCTCCTTCGCCGTGTCGGGGCAGCAGTTCAAGGTGTCGGCGGACCGCCTCACCGGCGAGGGGTTCGCACAGTACGGGAGCATCGACACGAACGCCCGCGAGGAGCTGCTGCCGGTGGCGGTCACCGCCATCCGCAAGGCCGAGCTGCACAACCTGTGCCAGTCCGTCGTCACGACGCTGCCGGTCGTCGGGGACATCTCGCTGAACCTGACGGCCGGGAAGAAGAAGCCGGTCGAGGCCACGGGCCTGTTCGTGGACGCCACACAGCTCTCGGGCGACGCGGGCTTCAACAACATCGAGATCGGCCGCGACGCGTCCACCCTGGACAAGGGGCCCGAGGGCGCGCAGGGCATGCAGGACCTGTTCGGCCAGCAGGCGGACGACGTGACGATCACGGGCCTCCAGCAGGTGGCGTGGGCGACGAACGCCGGGACGTTCAAGCTGTCCGGCCTGAACATGAGGATCACCAAGGGCAAGAAGGAATGCTTCTGA
- a CDS encoding hydroxyacid dehydrogenase: protein MTPSAHRRPRTVLAMEPRVRDALFDAAARRRLTAVAATDPAVAVRDFTAPEHAAALAGAEALLTGWGCPPLTESALERVPRLRTVVHAAGSVKHHVTDACWQRGITVASAAAANALPVAEYTVAAVLFAGKRVLDAQRAYRERRGRVDAPALLAGAGNFRRTVGVVGASRVGRRVIELLRPYDLRVLLYDPYVTGEEAARLGVRAVDLDELARAGDVVTLHAPELPGTRHLFDRARLALMPDGATLVNTARGSLVDTEALTRELVAGRLSAVLDVTEPEVPPAGSPLYDLPNVLLTPHVAGSLGNELGRLAHTALDELERYGHGLPYAGPVRPGDLPRSA, encoded by the coding sequence ATGACCCCCTCTGCCCACCGCCGGCCCCGGACGGTGCTCGCCATGGAGCCCCGCGTCCGCGACGCGCTGTTCGACGCGGCGGCGCGGCGGCGGCTCACCGCCGTCGCGGCCACCGACCCGGCCGTCGCCGTACGGGACTTCACCGCCCCCGAGCACGCGGCCGCCCTCGCCGGGGCGGAGGCGCTGCTCACCGGCTGGGGCTGCCCGCCCCTGACGGAGTCCGCGCTGGAGCGGGTGCCCCGGCTGCGTACCGTCGTGCACGCGGCGGGGTCGGTGAAGCACCATGTGACCGACGCCTGCTGGCAGCGGGGGATCACCGTCGCCTCGGCCGCCGCGGCGAACGCGCTGCCGGTCGCCGAGTACACGGTCGCGGCCGTCCTGTTCGCGGGGAAGCGGGTGCTCGACGCGCAGCGCGCCTACCGGGAGCGGCGCGGCCGGGTCGACGCTCCGGCCCTGCTCGCCGGCGCGGGCAACTTCCGCCGCACCGTCGGGGTCGTGGGAGCGTCCCGGGTCGGCCGCCGGGTGATCGAGCTGCTGCGCCCGTACGACCTGCGGGTGCTGCTGTACGACCCGTACGTGACCGGGGAGGAGGCGGCCCGGCTCGGGGTGCGGGCGGTGGACCTGGACGAGTTGGCGCGCGCCGGCGACGTGGTGACCCTCCACGCGCCGGAACTGCCCGGGACGCGCCACCTGTTCGACCGGGCGCGGCTGGCGCTGATGCCGGACGGGGCGACGCTGGTCAACACGGCGCGCGGTTCGCTGGTGGACACCGAGGCGCTGACACGGGAGCTGGTGGCGGGGCGGCTGAGCGCCGTCCTGGACGTGACGGAGCCCGAGGTGCCGCCGGCCGGCTCGCCCCTGTACGACCTGCCGAACGTGCTGCTGACGCCGCACGTGGCCGGTTCGCTCGGCAACGAGCTGGGCCGCCTCGCGCACACCGCGCTGGACGAGCTGGAGCGGTACGGACACGGCCTGCCCTACGCCGGGCCGGTACGGCCGGGGGACCTCCCCCGGTCGGCGTGA
- a CDS encoding bifunctional phosphatase PAP2/diacylglycerol kinase family protein, whose amino-acid sequence MREAPRARSVLSRLDRAVFAQVAKRTWPAAEPVLPRLSRSANRGVLWFGIAAGMWALGGARGRRAAMRGAASLALASLTVNTLAKGAVGRQRPVLDRVPLPRRLPRQPLTTSFPSGHAASAAAFTAGVALESRGMGAALVPVAASVAFSRVYTGVHYPSDVLAGMALGAGAAFAVRGLVPTRDLVPVPARPRAKVPALPDGDGLVVVVNPSSGAGTHLVDPASQIAALLPKAEVLLCGEGGGSLPDLLETAAAEAARRGGVFGVCGGDGTVNAAVAPALRNRVPMLVLPGGTFNHFAADLGVDSVADGCHALAHGHAVRADVGRVRPRGRGAGREPVYFVNTFSLGVYPELVRLREHWSPRIGGPAATLLGAARVLRTATPLEAEVNGGPRSMWFLFAGNGVYRSVGLAPLRRHDVADGLLDVRIAQAGRLARPRLLATAAGGLARTRLYAAARTTGLSVANLPAGTHMAYDGEVVPAGPELVIDKLPEALTVYRPLTD is encoded by the coding sequence ATGCGAGAGGCACCCAGGGCGCGGAGCGTGCTCAGCAGACTGGACCGGGCCGTGTTCGCGCAGGTGGCGAAGCGCACCTGGCCCGCGGCCGAGCCCGTGCTGCCGCGGCTGAGCCGCAGCGCGAACCGGGGCGTGCTGTGGTTCGGCATCGCCGCCGGGATGTGGGCGCTGGGCGGGGCGCGCGGCAGGCGGGCCGCGATGCGCGGGGCGGCGTCGCTGGCGCTCGCCTCCTTGACGGTGAACACGCTGGCGAAGGGCGCGGTCGGGCGGCAGCGGCCGGTGCTGGACCGGGTGCCGCTGCCGCGCCGCCTGCCGCGCCAGCCGCTGACCACGTCGTTCCCGTCGGGCCACGCCGCGTCGGCGGCGGCCTTCACGGCGGGTGTCGCCCTGGAGTCGCGGGGCATGGGCGCGGCGCTGGTGCCGGTCGCCGCCTCGGTCGCGTTCTCCCGCGTCTACACGGGCGTCCACTACCCGAGTGATGTGCTGGCGGGCATGGCGCTGGGGGCGGGTGCGGCGTTCGCGGTACGCGGGCTGGTGCCGACGCGTGATCTGGTGCCGGTGCCCGCGCGGCCGCGCGCGAAGGTGCCCGCCCTGCCGGACGGGGACGGTCTGGTGGTCGTGGTGAACCCGTCGTCGGGCGCGGGGACGCATCTGGTGGACCCGGCCTCCCAGATCGCGGCGCTGCTGCCGAAGGCGGAGGTGCTGCTGTGCGGGGAGGGCGGCGGCTCGCTGCCGGACCTGCTGGAGACCGCGGCGGCCGAGGCGGCCCGGCGGGGCGGGGTGTTCGGGGTGTGCGGCGGCGACGGCACGGTGAACGCGGCGGTGGCGCCCGCCCTGCGCAACCGGGTGCCGATGCTGGTCCTGCCGGGGGGCACGTTCAACCACTTCGCCGCGGACCTGGGGGTGGACTCGGTGGCGGACGGGTGCCATGCCCTGGCGCACGGGCACGCGGTGCGGGCCGACGTGGGGCGTGTCCGGCCGCGCGGCCGGGGGGCCGGTCGGGAGCCGGTGTACTTCGTCAACACGTTCAGCCTGGGCGTGTACCCGGAGCTGGTGCGGCTGCGGGAGCACTGGTCGCCGCGGATCGGCGGCCCGGCGGCGACGCTGCTGGGCGCCGCGCGCGTGCTGCGCACGGCGACCCCGCTGGAGGCGGAGGTGAACGGCGGGCCCCGCTCCATGTGGTTCCTCTTCGCCGGGAACGGCGTCTACCGCAGCGTGGGACTGGCGCCGCTGCGCCGCCACGACGTGGCGGACGGGCTGCTCGACGTGCGGATCGCGCAGGCCGGGCGGCTGGCCCGGCCGCGGCTGCTGGCGACGGCGGCGGGCGGGCTCGCCCGTACGCGCCTGTACGCGGCGGCCCGCACGACGGGGCTGAGCGTGGCGAACCTGCCGGCGGGCACTCATATGGCGTACGACGGGGAGGTCGTCCCGGCCGGTCCGGAACTGGTGATCGACAAGCTTCCGGAGGCGCTGACCGTGTACCGGCCGCTCACCGACTGA
- a CDS encoding adenosine kinase, whose protein sequence is MTDSPDIDVLVLGGAGVDTIVHVPELPLPFADSYMIRPGIRTRAGQTGDFVALGLHALGLRTHHLDLLGDDPEGDLVRAFHRDHGIPLTAIPQPAGTKRAVNLVGPDGRRLSLYDATRGSDTDRLPADTVRTLASASRHAHVSITQPCAHALPVLRSAGVTLSTDLHDWDGENPYHAQFAHTADIVFLSAAALDDPERTLRGIAAAGRAREVIATAGAKGAHLLADGRLTHIPAAAPPSPVVDSNGAGDAFAAGYLYGRLTGHPPYESAVFGTVAGAHACTVPATTTDSIALAALLSRAEEALRTTHVPPAHAGRD, encoded by the coding sequence GTGACCGACTCCCCGGACATCGACGTCCTCGTCCTCGGCGGCGCAGGCGTCGACACGATCGTCCATGTGCCCGAGCTCCCCCTGCCGTTCGCCGACAGCTACATGATCCGGCCCGGCATCCGGACCCGCGCCGGACAGACCGGCGACTTCGTCGCCCTGGGCCTGCACGCGCTCGGACTGCGCACCCACCACCTGGACCTGCTCGGCGACGACCCCGAGGGCGACCTCGTACGCGCCTTCCACCGGGACCACGGCATCCCCCTCACCGCGATCCCGCAGCCGGCCGGCACCAAGCGCGCCGTCAACCTCGTCGGCCCCGACGGGCGCAGGCTCTCCCTGTACGACGCGACGCGCGGCAGCGACACCGACCGCCTCCCCGCCGACACGGTGCGCACCCTCGCCTCCGCGAGCCGCCACGCCCACGTCTCCATCACGCAGCCCTGCGCCCACGCCCTGCCGGTGCTGCGGTCGGCCGGGGTCACCCTCTCCACCGACCTGCACGACTGGGACGGCGAGAACCCCTACCACGCGCAGTTCGCCCACACCGCCGACATCGTCTTCCTCTCCGCCGCCGCCCTCGACGACCCGGAGCGCACCCTGCGCGGCATCGCCGCCGCGGGCCGCGCCCGCGAGGTCATCGCCACCGCGGGGGCCAAGGGCGCCCACCTGCTGGCGGACGGCCGGCTGACCCACATCCCCGCCGCCGCGCCGCCCTCGCCCGTCGTCGACTCCAACGGCGCCGGCGACGCCTTCGCCGCCGGCTACCTCTACGGCCGCCTCACCGGCCACCCGCCCTACGAGTCGGCCGTCTTCGGGACGGTGGCCGGCGCGCACGCCTGCACCGTCCCCGCCACCACCACCGACAGCATCGCCCTGGCCGCGCTCCTCTCCCGCGCCGAGGAGGCGCTCCGCACCACCCACGTCCCGCCCGCGCACGCGGGTCGCGACTGA
- a CDS encoding glycoside hydrolase family 71 protein: MRTEKSGQDGQGGEGGRDGRGGGGAGPAGPPRPRQGGAGPHRDGGAAPTRRADAPPHRGGAGRHRRSRTGRRGFTAGAVGVLLAVLCAGLAAAWDSPRGGTDGPGGPGGDTRASATTALPFDMPDRAALRAGGRMVFAHYFTPYPLSLDNEEPHRDYYARNYLAPHGENGKHRAYGGLLRDRPRPVRPQDGDWEAANLRQEVRTARDAGLDGFTLDVLSLAGRNWERCRMLLEAAHAVDPGFRIVLMPDMASLTTEGPREIADALAELARSPAAHRLPDGRLVVSPFKAEARSAAWWSGVLDDLRARHGLRTAFVPVFLDFDASHEEFAPISHGFSDWGVRTHTPPEDPGRQARAAHRLGKIWMQPVAVQDARPNQGVYDEAGNTGTLRATWERAIAGGADWVQLTTWNDYSETTHIAPSQHNGHAYLDLTSYYLTRFKTGRWPAIVRDTLYLTARPHLADARPTGGQTRLMTLRGSSEPARDTVEVLAFLTRPATLDVTTGAVTTSRPVPAGTTPVVVPLRTGRVSGAAVRDGRTAAAVELPFRVVRHPEVQDLQYRAATSGRPTPPCCL; this comes from the coding sequence ATGCGTACCGAGAAGAGCGGGCAGGACGGACAGGGCGGCGAGGGCGGCCGGGACGGCCGGGGCGGAGGCGGCGCCGGTCCGGCCGGGCCGCCGCGCCCGCGGCAGGGCGGTGCCGGACCGCACCGCGACGGCGGGGCGGCGCCCACCCGGCGGGCGGATGCCCCACCGCACCGCGGCGGGGCCGGACGCCACCGCCGCTCCCGCACCGGCCGAAGGGGCTTCACCGCCGGGGCCGTCGGCGTCCTCCTCGCCGTCCTGTGCGCCGGCCTGGCCGCCGCCTGGGACAGCCCGCGCGGCGGCACGGACGGACCCGGGGGCCCCGGCGGCGACACCCGCGCGTCCGCCACGACCGCGCTCCCCTTCGACATGCCGGACCGCGCCGCCCTGCGCGCCGGCGGCAGGATGGTGTTCGCGCACTACTTCACCCCGTACCCGCTCTCCCTCGACAACGAGGAACCCCACCGCGACTACTACGCCCGCAACTACCTCGCCCCGCACGGCGAGAACGGCAAGCACCGCGCGTACGGCGGCCTGCTGCGCGACCGCCCGCGGCCGGTCCGCCCGCAGGACGGCGACTGGGAGGCGGCCAACCTCCGGCAGGAGGTGCGCACCGCCCGCGACGCCGGCCTCGACGGCTTCACCCTGGACGTGCTGTCCCTCGCCGGCCGGAACTGGGAGCGCTGCCGGATGCTGCTGGAGGCCGCCCACGCGGTGGATCCCGGCTTCCGCATCGTGCTGATGCCGGACATGGCGTCCCTCACCACCGAGGGCCCCCGCGAGATCGCCGACGCCCTCGCCGAGCTGGCCCGCAGCCCCGCCGCGCACCGGCTGCCCGACGGGCGCCTCGTCGTCTCCCCCTTCAAGGCGGAGGCGAGGAGCGCCGCCTGGTGGTCCGGTGTCCTCGACGACCTGCGCGCCCGGCACGGCCTGCGGACCGCGTTCGTCCCCGTCTTCCTCGACTTCGACGCCAGTCACGAGGAGTTCGCCCCGATCAGCCACGGCTTCTCCGACTGGGGGGTGCGCACCCACACCCCGCCGGAGGACCCCGGCCGCCAAGCCCGCGCCGCGCACCGCCTCGGCAAGATCTGGATGCAGCCCGTGGCCGTCCAGGACGCCCGGCCCAACCAGGGTGTGTACGACGAGGCCGGGAACACCGGCACGCTCCGCGCCACCTGGGAGCGGGCCATCGCCGGCGGCGCGGACTGGGTGCAGCTCACCACCTGGAACGACTACTCCGAGACCACCCACATCGCCCCGTCGCAGCACAACGGCCACGCCTATCTCGACCTCACCTCCTACTACCTGACCCGGTTCAAGACCGGCAGATGGCCCGCCATCGTCCGCGACACGCTGTACCTCACCGCCCGCCCCCACCTTGCCGACGCCCGCCCGACCGGCGGGCAGACCCGGCTGATGACGCTGCGCGGGAGCAGCGAGCCGGCCCGCGACACGGTGGAGGTCCTGGCCTTCCTCACCCGCCCGGCGACCCTCGACGTCACCACCGGCGCCGTCACCACCAGCCGGCCGGTCCCGGCGGGGACGACGCCCGTCGTGGTGCCGCTGCGCACGGGCCGGGTCTCCGGCGCGGCCGTACGGGACGGGCGCACGGCCGCGGCGGTGGAGCTGCCGTTCCGGGTGGTCCGCCATCCTGAGGTGCAGGACCTCCAGTACCGCGCCGCGACCAGCGGCCGCCCCACCCCGCCCTGCTGCCTCTGA
- a CDS encoding DUF6114 domain-containing protein produces MPSTADGTTHRAVYGPRARWRRWRRGRPFWGGLLTVLAGVEICAIPLAPLEVMLHQGIAGVPSVLLGIVMAMLGISVWVSPQYRALAGVVTTLIAAAALVMSNLGGFLIGTLAGIVGGAMMFAWQPVTPTRPAGSAPRAEPAPPHAGAPEHPAGA; encoded by the coding sequence ATGCCGTCCACGGCGGACGGGACGACGCACCGGGCCGTGTACGGCCCACGGGCGCGATGGCGCCGGTGGCGCAGGGGGCGGCCCTTCTGGGGAGGGCTGCTGACCGTGCTGGCAGGGGTCGAGATCTGCGCGATCCCCCTGGCACCGCTTGAGGTGATGCTCCACCAGGGCATCGCCGGAGTCCCCTCCGTGCTCCTAGGAATTGTCATGGCCATGCTCGGCATCTCGGTCTGGGTGTCCCCGCAGTACCGCGCGCTCGCGGGCGTGGTCACCACCCTGATCGCGGCGGCGGCGCTGGTCATGTCGAACCTCGGCGGATTCCTGATCGGCACCCTCGCGGGCATCGTGGGCGGCGCCATGATGTTCGCCTGGCAGCCGGTGACGCCCACGCGCCCCGCCGGGTCCGCTCCCCGGGCGGAGCCCGCTCCCCCGCACGCCGGCGCCCCGGAACACCCCGCCGGGGCGTGA
- a CDS encoding family 43 glycosylhydrolase: MPSRSRPRPRPPLAPRAARLLAALLAALLAVAGPAAAPAGAVAGGPVLDADFPDPDVVEADGTYHAYATSTHGRHVQHAASTDLVRWSVAADDALPVPGAWVAEEPARVWAPEVFDNGAGFTLLYTAHDRASGRQCVGAALAGTPEGPFRPVGDGPLVCPVQDGGAIDAASFTEGGQRYLLWKNDGNCCGLRTWLHLQPVSADGTRTTGPAVRLLTHDLPWEGRVVEAPTLVKRSGRYVLLYSAGHYGGSGYGTGHAVADRLTGPYTKATAPLMSTESFAGAVRGPGGQDVVTGPDGRDRIVFHGWDAGRKRRFLYVAHLGWADGRPVVRGSRVRHEAEAARVHRAVVREAAGAHGGRAVGYVDHDDSHVEFRVFAASAGTHTLAVRYGNGSLDAGGSPAAATHELYVNGADVGAVAYPYTGWDHWRTAERPVVLRAGWNTVRLAKGEWYAEVDCVDVG, encoded by the coding sequence GTGCCGTCCCGCAGCCGTCCCCGTCCCCGTCCGCCCCTCGCCCCGCGGGCGGCGCGCCTCCTCGCCGCCCTGCTGGCCGCCCTCCTCGCCGTGGCGGGTCCGGCCGCCGCCCCGGCGGGGGCCGTGGCCGGAGGCCCCGTGCTGGACGCCGACTTCCCCGACCCGGACGTCGTGGAGGCCGACGGCACCTACCACGCCTACGCCACCAGCACGCACGGCAGGCACGTCCAGCACGCCGCCTCCACCGACCTGGTCCGCTGGAGCGTCGCGGCGGACGACGCCCTCCCGGTCCCCGGCGCGTGGGTGGCCGAGGAGCCGGCGCGGGTGTGGGCCCCGGAGGTGTTCGACAACGGCGCCGGCTTCACCCTGCTGTACACCGCCCACGACCGGGCGAGCGGCAGGCAGTGCGTCGGCGCGGCCCTCGCCGGCACGCCGGAGGGCCCCTTCCGGCCGGTCGGCGACGGCCCGCTGGTGTGCCCCGTCCAGGACGGCGGCGCCATCGACGCCGCCTCCTTCACCGAGGGCGGGCAGCGGTACCTGCTGTGGAAGAACGACGGCAACTGCTGCGGCCTGCGCACCTGGCTGCACCTCCAGCCCGTCTCGGCGGACGGCACCCGCACCACCGGGCCCGCCGTCCGGCTCCTCACCCACGACCTGCCGTGGGAGGGCCGCGTCGTCGAGGCCCCGACCCTCGTCAAGCGGTCCGGCCGGTACGTGCTCCTGTACTCGGCCGGCCACTACGGGGGCTCCGGCTACGGGACCGGCCACGCCGTCGCGGACCGGCTCACCGGCCCGTACACGAAGGCGACCGCCCCCCTCATGAGCACCGAGTCGTTCGCGGGGGCCGTGCGCGGGCCCGGCGGGCAGGACGTGGTGACCGGGCCGGACGGCCGGGACCGGATCGTCTTCCACGGCTGGGACGCCGGCCGGAAGCGCCGCTTCCTGTACGTCGCCCACCTCGGCTGGGCGGACGGCCGCCCCGTCGTCCGGGGCAGCAGGGTCCGCCACGAGGCGGAGGCGGCCCGGGTGCACCGCGCCGTCGTGCGGGAGGCCGCGGGCGCGCACGGCGGGCGGGCGGTCGGGTACGTCGACCACGACGACAGCCATGTGGAGTTCCGGGTGTTCGCCGCGTCGGCCGGGACGCACACCCTGGCCGTGCGGTACGGCAACGGCTCGCTCGACGCCGGGGGCTCGCCCGCGGCGGCCACGCACGAGCTGTACGTCAACGGCGCCGATGTCGGCGCGGTCGCCTACCCGTACACCGGCTGGGACCACTGGCGGACCGCGGAGCGGCCGGTGGTGCTGCGCGCCGGCTGGAACACCGTCCGCCTGGCGAAGGGCGAGTGGTACGCGGAAGTCGACTGCGTGGACGTGGGCTGA
- a CDS encoding GNAT family N-acetyltransferase — MPVPVVLAGRAVRLEPLAMRHAEGLARAGAQDRAAYAFTPVPDGLEAAHDYIGRALTDQAAGRALPFALVTPADGRVVGSTRFLELDYWRGPVVWPPATGVPYGDPLTAVPDAAEIGNTWITGSARGTGANAEAKLLMLRHAFETWGVRRVTLRADARNTRSRAAIERLGATCEGVRRAHSRGLDGVVRDTAFYSVLHEEWPTVRSIIELRLSATARPPASFPHPHRTHGDAAGRLLLT; from the coding sequence GTGCCAGTACCTGTTGTCCTTGCCGGGCGCGCCGTGCGCCTGGAGCCGCTGGCCATGCGCCACGCGGAGGGCCTCGCCCGGGCCGGCGCGCAGGACCGCGCCGCGTACGCCTTCACCCCGGTGCCGGACGGCCTGGAGGCGGCACACGACTACATCGGCCGCGCGCTGACCGACCAGGCGGCCGGCCGGGCACTGCCGTTCGCCCTGGTCACCCCCGCCGACGGAAGAGTGGTCGGCTCGACCCGGTTCCTGGAGCTGGACTACTGGCGGGGCCCCGTCGTGTGGCCGCCGGCCACCGGCGTCCCGTACGGCGACCCGCTCACCGCCGTGCCCGACGCCGCCGAGATCGGCAACACCTGGATCACCGGCTCCGCGCGCGGCACCGGAGCCAACGCGGAGGCGAAACTGCTGATGCTGCGCCACGCCTTCGAGACGTGGGGCGTGCGCCGGGTCACCCTGCGCGCCGACGCCCGCAACACCCGTTCCCGCGCGGCGATCGAACGGCTCGGGGCGACCTGCGAGGGGGTGCGCCGCGCCCATTCGCGGGGCCTGGACGGGGTGGTCCGCGACACGGCCTTCTACTCGGTCCTCCACGAGGAGTGGCCCACGGTCCGCTCGATCATCGAACTGCGCCTGTCGGCGACAGCACGTCCGCCGGCGTCCTTCCCCCATCCCCACCGCACCCACGGCGACGCGGCGGGCCGGCTGCTGCTCACCTGA
- a CDS encoding helix-turn-helix domain-containing protein yields the protein MAEGERVRQGTPAQRLGAALRELQQSSGRTLRALEREVLISDSSLSRYFRGSTVPPWPVVRDLCRALGADPAGYRALWEAADHAQGRPAGPGDPAPAAHGTDPAARSAEGGPAPGGAAGEPESGPVPGPAPGRPPRRWAWAAAGAVSGIVAGALLTALAASYRAPAAPGGRPAAEAAGEVDAGRSVEPSRLRRVFVSRQTGRCLDDSLDERLRTFKCNGMSYQWWTAHAETDGHRRLANHATGRCLEDTAAGPRAVRCAPDRPAAQEWRITVWDDESVEVRSRATGRCLDDSGAGLRTLRCDRTDRQRWG from the coding sequence ATGGCGGAGGGCGAGCGGGTACGGCAGGGCACCCCGGCGCAGCGGCTCGGCGCCGCCCTGCGGGAGTTGCAGCAGAGCTCGGGGCGGACCCTGCGGGCCCTGGAGCGGGAGGTGCTGATCAGCGACTCGTCGCTGTCCCGGTACTTCCGGGGCAGCACCGTCCCGCCCTGGCCCGTGGTGCGGGACCTGTGCCGGGCGCTCGGCGCCGACCCGGCCGGGTACCGGGCCCTGTGGGAGGCGGCCGACCACGCCCAGGGCCGGCCGGCCGGCCCCGGGGACCCGGCTCCGGCGGCGCACGGCACCGACCCGGCGGCCCGGTCGGCCGAGGGCGGGCCGGCGCCCGGCGGGGCGGCCGGGGAGCCCGAGTCGGGTCCGGTGCCGGGCCCCGCTCCGGGCCGCCCGCCGCGGCGGTGGGCGTGGGCGGCCGCCGGGGCCGTGTCCGGAATCGTGGCGGGCGCCCTCCTGACGGCGCTGGCGGCCTCGTACCGCGCCCCGGCCGCGCCCGGCGGGCGGCCCGCGGCGGAGGCGGCGGGCGAGGTGGACGCGGGCCGGTCGGTGGAACCGTCCCGCCTCCGCCGGGTGTTCGTCAGCCGGCAGACGGGCCGCTGCCTCGACGACAGCCTCGACGAAAGGCTGCGCACCTTCAAATGCAACGGCATGAGCTACCAGTGGTGGACGGCGCACGCCGAGACCGACGGCCACCGCCGGCTCGCCAACCACGCCACCGGCCGGTGCCTGGAGGACACCGCCGCCGGGCCGCGGGCCGTCCGGTGCGCCCCGGACCGGCCGGCCGCCCAGGAATGGCGGATCACGGTGTGGGACGACGAGTCCGTGGAGGTGCGCAGCCGGGCCACCGGCCGGTGCCTGGACGACAGCGGCGCGGGGCTGCGGACGCTGCGCTGCGACCGCACCGACCGCCAGCGGTGGGGCTGA
- a CDS encoding nucleoside hydrolase: MPIPVILDCDPGHDDAFNILLAAAHPGVELLGITTVAGNQTVEKTTRNARRVCTAAGIRGVPIAAGMAEPLRGRGITAPDIHGASGLDGPAFGAPAVPLDGRDAVTFLHDTLRAHPAPVTLVPTGPLTNIAAFLLAHPDLAASRVGRIVLMGGSTGRGNRTPAAEFNILADPEAADVVFRSGLHITMIGLNVSHRALATPEVVARVRDLGTPLAHVCAELLTWFAGTYREVYGFRAPPLHDPLTVAHLVAPDLVTLVHAPVAVELTGTHTRGATVVDLDGVTGARPNAYVGVDVDVDAYWDLIVDAVRTLGPPAAARFSR, encoded by the coding sequence ATGCCCATCCCCGTGATCCTGGACTGCGACCCGGGGCACGACGACGCCTTCAACATCCTGCTCGCCGCAGCTCATCCCGGTGTCGAGCTGCTGGGGATCACCACGGTGGCCGGCAACCAGACCGTGGAGAAGACCACCCGCAACGCCCGCCGCGTCTGCACCGCCGCCGGGATCCGGGGCGTTCCGATCGCCGCCGGCATGGCCGAACCCCTGCGGGGCCGGGGCATCACCGCCCCCGACATCCACGGCGCGTCCGGACTGGACGGACCGGCGTTCGGCGCTCCCGCCGTACCGCTCGACGGCCGCGACGCGGTGACGTTCCTCCACGACACGCTCCGCGCCCACCCCGCGCCCGTCACCCTCGTCCCGACCGGGCCGCTCACCAACATCGCGGCCTTCCTGCTCGCCCACCCGGACCTCGCGGCGTCCAGGGTCGGGCGGATCGTCCTCATGGGCGGCTCCACCGGCCGCGGCAACCGCACGCCCGCCGCCGAGTTCAACATCCTCGCCGACCCCGAGGCCGCGGACGTGGTCTTCCGCAGCGGACTGCACATCACCATGATCGGCCTCAACGTCAGCCACCGCGCGCTCGCCACCCCCGAGGTCGTCGCCCGCGTCCGGGACCTCGGCACGCCCCTGGCCCACGTCTGCGCCGAGCTGCTGACCTGGTTCGCCGGCACCTACCGCGAGGTGTACGGGTTTCGCGCCCCGCCCCTGCACGACCCGCTCACCGTCGCCCACCTCGTCGCCCCGGACCTGGTGACCCTCGTCCACGCGCCCGTCGCCGTCGAGCTGACGGGCACCCACACGCGCGGCGCCACCGTCGTGGACCTCGACGGCGTCACCGGGGCCCGCCCCAACGCGTACGTCGGCGTGGACGTGGACGTGGACGCGTACTGGGACCTGATCGTGGACGCGGTACGCACCCTCGGCCCGCCCGCCGCCGCCCGGTTCAGTCGGTGA